The following DNA comes from Ptychodera flava strain L36383 chromosome 23 unlocalized genomic scaffold, AS_Pfla_20210202 Scaffold_24__1_contigs__length_23054250_pilon, whole genome shotgun sequence.
AGCAACGCGATATATTGGTCAAGGCATGCAAAATCTCTTAGATCAAAGTTCTATTGTTATATATTTTACACTATCGAATGTAGTTCTTACTTTTGGTGTTTACAGACATTACAACCCAATAAGGCATGGTTAGAATGTTGGTATTGTCTTAATAATCACTAACATCATGAACAAGCTCTGCCTTTTTAGAACAACTTAGTACTATTTTGACAATCTTTAGTTTTGGATACATTTTACCTTCTTCCGATACCTATGtaattaaaatgacattctTAAGCATTCATTACAATATGTAGATTTGGAAACGTTTAAAAGATAAACTTTTCCGGGCAGATGTGAGCTGAGCAGAGTTCAGTTCGGAGTTTAGTTCAGTCAATTCACTGCAACTTTTTACACCTACTGTAATTACGGTCTGGCGACTTACTGGATGTATTACGATCCAAGACCGATAGTAGCGTAACAAATCAAAAAATAACCCACCAAGAAAATCATGTACCATGTAGTGAGAAAGTTTATTGCAAAATGCAATTTCAGAATCGCCAtccattgaaaatgttgatgacGTATTGCAACAGCAGATCCTAAAGTTCTGTCTACTCAACTATAAGTGTTGGTTATATAGAAAATACGATGTTTTTGTTTTACCGTTTGtttgcaaatgttgcataaCATTTCCTGACAAACTTTTGCAGTCACTGAGTGAGACAGTTCAAGGTCCGATTCtcttacacaacttcataacagtccaAAAGTATGCAAATAATTCATGTTAAAATTCCGATTTCATGGGTCCACCGTCCACTACTATCATTATCGACAACTGTCTAATCATCAGCAATCATTGTCAGTGCTTGATTACtaaatttgtatttctgtcaaaacttagAATCTATAACATATAGTCATGTGCAAATATCCAGTCCGTCAGTCATTCAGCTGAAatgctgaaatattttaataaatttactgaatttactGCCATTGGCACATGATAACAGGGCTTCTAATTGCTTGTCTCGCAACTTCCCGACATGACTTTTAAATTTATGTCAATCCACCGGCGTTTTCAACGCTTCACCGTAGACTTTTTGTGCCATTGACATTCCGGCCCGGTGACTATAATAGCATAACGGCTAAATTTAATATCTGTGTAACCCCGGTTACgattgtaagtcatgtgattaGGTCTGCTGCATGTTGTTTGAGTGTGATGACACAtgtgtggaatttcattgatagcgtcttcgcccacaatgcattgcaatgctcTACTGATTTTCACTGCTGAAGACAGTACTTTGGTGTGGACGTACGTTTAGGAATTATTATCCGTTTTACTGCCAAGAAAAAATTCCCAGACAacgtggttggtcttttacatgactgtgcttTACAGAGGAGATCCAGTTAATGAATTACTGGTAGACTGCTTGTGTTCCTGTGTGTTCCTATTGTGTGGCCCGAGTGAAGAGCCAAGGAGTGCCTGGAATTGGTCGAGTCAATCATCAACTCGAGTATTGCTACCAGGGTTGGAATAACAAATCCCCAGGGAGGAGCGGCTGGAAGGACTCTGTGTGTGTAAcgtagtttcctattggatagactatcatcgtcatagcaaccggacggacattgacctacaacTTACGGAGAAGCCATTGTACAGCCATATGAACAATAGCTAAGTGAATGAACCCTAGACAACAGCCATTTTAGAATTATCTGGAACTTTATTATGGTGGATGAACTTTAGATTTTGCGCCTGGAAATTATTTTCCAGTAATACTGCTATTGGTTTTAATCATTGTAGACCCTGTGTtttattatctttattattattatcgttagtagtagagattttagctgtagtgaaataaacccttaatataaactgcaacgcaaattgtacgataatcattctttcctggTTTGTTTATTGTGTGATATGAACCTTGGTCGGGTTTAATTATCTGGCTGAATTTAATTGTCAGTTTAATTACCCGGTTACATCTATTTCGGCAATAGCGTAATAGTACAAACCTAAGATATCTAAGTAGCGTGCTACCAACACTGATATCACTTGTTATCTCATTGGATGTCTGTCTCGAAAGCTGGTCCAATGGCAGGCAAAATGGAAACAGTATGGGTGGAGATTTGAcaaccaataaaaaaaaatcgaaaataaaaaaaaaagtgttaacagcCCCTCGCCGGCTTTGCCGGCTCACCCTTTCAAGGGCGATATTATGGTCAGAGGTGAGGCATGGAGGCGAAGCCGGCGAgcggctgtgagagagtctaggtGGCATTGTATCTGCCTTGGGAAGGCGAGGTTTCCCGTAGATAAGcacttttggcgggaaaagtgtCTATGAGTCACGAGAAAGGCACGTGATGGATTAGACATATTGTCTTAGCAGACGGAATCTCTggttggtaaaataaacagtgatagGAAGCGGTGCCTCAAAGCTTTAATGGTCTTAGAAGGAATGCTATCTGAGTACTAACAATGACAAAATACAAGTATAACTGTACCCGGCCAACATTAACTGTATTAAATACAACTGTACCTAACATTATCACAAAAATACTCCATACTCCATGGTAAGAGTTGGGTCACCCAAATTTTTATACACTGAACTCGATAAAATTTACCTCCCATAATTGACTGATAGCGATGTTGATGGTCtgtaaacttgtaaaatcaAGCTGGCATAGCGCCTGTGTCATCCATGAACACCCGTATCTCGTGACACATTCCAATGTTTGCCGCTGTGtaaacaagtgaaaaaaaaaatccaccgTGCAGGAGTAATGGGGTGCACCTGCTGGTTGCACAGAAATCACTGTAGAGCATAAATTGAGTCATATAACAACAATCAACGCACAGAACCGATAAAGGAAAATAGATAACAGAAATAAATAGAAATATGTGTCATTGATGTACAACCTGCACCGATAAATTGGTGAATTTGATGAGATGATTGCTCCTGTATCCCAAACAAGAGAGCAAATCTTGAAAACATTCTAATTGTGGTCTCAAACTACTGCAGCAACAGTTTGGGGCAATACCCATGGAACGGTAACGAATCTGTAGCTCGCGAACTCTCTTAATCATAATACAGAAAACGATCTAAACTATGTTAGGAATGTTAGATGGTGAAAAAAGGTTACACATCTGCACAGGTTTCATTTTCTCCTTTTATATTTATGTGAATTTCATTACGTGTTAAACGTGTCAATGATAGTAACTCTTCTGTTTCACAAGTAGTTAAAGCAAATATAGGGCGTTTCATCTCACACAGTTATGCTAAGTTGTTACCGTGCCCTTTCTAGTAAGACTGTATTaaatctttcagagaaaatatacaaatgtgaAACGGTACGAATACGTCACTTAAATGACAGTGTTTGTCCAAGACGTACGGGGAATCGTCTCCTGTATGTGTTCAAACgtcttttcactatttttaattTATCTTTTCTACTAACCTCCCATCTACTCAACCCATGTGTTGATCGTCAAGAAAATGATTGGTGTGGTTAAAATTGAAACATGATCTCATCAGTACTTACCTGCTTCATTATAAACAGACCATACATTGAAGGTACGCATGCTCTTATAAAGGTTTCAGACAAATAATGTTTATCAATGTTACTAACCTTTTTTACGCTGGACagttttttctgtaatttgaaggCACTCTCCGATAAGCAACGTCGTATATCCTATTCGTTCAGAGGTTTGTACTTTGCCCTGAATGTGGAATATTGACATAGGTGTATTCGTCACAGTGACTGAGTTTTTCTAAAACTCTAGAGGGCAGCAGTGGGGTCTGAAAATAGTGAGCGATAAATCTAAAGCAGGCCTACATCGCCAGCAATACTGTTTACAAATTTATCCCCACAAGAATCTCTTCTCCTCTCTCCCTCTCACAAAAGGGAGCTACTTTCCTCTCTCCTTGCAGAATTTTATTTCATGTTCTTGCTACAATTACAATTTGTTAATAATAAGGGACTGGTTTCtttggccgggggggggggggcggtggattattttttgccgccgtcgaaaagtggctgacccccccccattccaaattttgaaaacagggtgacccacattttacaatatatttatattttaaatagtcattctatgttttaatgaaattgttaacatgtcagttgtaagataggaatttcaaagtgtcaatcttaaagtttgaatacagtgcattttgaatgagctgtattttgaatgagctgtgaatgtatttcacactttctatgcttaaccagatgtcctgatctgttgtacagaaatggatgtcaatcattaatatcaaagaggaaaaagcaggtgaatcaaaaactttgatgggtgttaagacttgccaaccatccaattaaatcccCTGAggagccaaatctgatgtgtacagtgtctgagaggaccttttcttgtaacattgaaaccataaaagcacagctagtaatgacaaaaactgcctttttaactgttattttgttcataaaaaagcatctttctacagaaaacctgtgacacaaaggaaaataattgcatcaatgagaaggaaagatatcttgtctttttttatctctaaaataagtcactgtatcaaatatatattgtgaaatatttgtgcatgttgctttctcatactgaattctcatagagagaacagaaaagtatcaggaatttgtcatccttttcatatgaaatgcagatttcataatgtacactttcattttgcaaacatcaagatatctctgatttattaaagtatggcacccgaaaaatatgaaacatcctgatatctctgatatatatgcctgtatattaaagtcatgcacctgaagggcatgctgaaaaatgtctgatatattaaattaatgagcttgaagagcacgctgacaaatattgaacatacagatatctctgatgtatgtatgcttgatatgttaaagttgggcgtgataaaaaatatgactgattattaaagttacgcgcctgaagggcgcgccgaaaaatacaactgaatgatgaaatttgtggctgacactagcattttaggcaataatgagcctgtgtcaaaattcaaaaacacactgacccccccccccccattgggtatttcaaaaacatggtgaccccccccccctatcaccaaagtcaaaaacagggtgaccccccctatgaatccaccgccccccccaggctgaagaaactgaccagtccctaagctaTGCTGACAACCACACAGGGGCACGTCAAAGTATTAAAACGTTGGGTGTGCGCAAAACCGAAATATCGTCAATTATGCGTTTCATCAGTATTTAATAtcttgaatattgtgactctaGTGTCGACTAATTGACTATTAATGATTTTTGATTCTATTAATGATTCCTGATTTGATTTTCCGTGGATTTTACcctttttttcttgaaaatatgtcgaaacgttgatttgtttgttttcgctCAAAGCTGCGGGGCAGATTCTGTGCCCCGTAAATAGATTGTGATAGGCGCCATCAGTGGCAAATAATATTCCCTTGCTTGCCTTGGTGGCAGAATTCGGACTTTAAATCTGTGTTGAAGCTATTACAAGCGAACGTTCGAATTGTGCTTATTGCTAGTATTGGTAACAGCTAATCTTCGTAATTTGATCACTATTCAGCAAGCTAAACTCAGAGATTGCAAATATACTCAATGTATATTATTACTCAAGGATACGAACCCAGAAGCAAACAATGTCCATCAAATTAAAGTGGCTATTTCAATTCTTCGTTCGAGCAGAGAAGACGAAACCGCATAATGAAATAATGTTCTTATACCAAACATTCTCGTGCAAAATCTAGTTCTTAAACACCATTTAACGAATACAAAAGCGACCACGTGATATAGGCAGTATtcccctcgaaagtgaaaggcaaTACTCTTAccaatttaagaaaaaaatcagaggtcatcgtgcaaagtttagaATTAGACAAACGAAattccaatatttgaaatttaaaaagtccGCGAACCATGATTTTACTCAATGAGAGAAGAGGATAGTGTtgatttttcgaaaaattaaaatGGTGCATTATCCTTCCCCAAATGGGCTTGATTCTGAACTGTCCTTGCAAAACACACTGCATCATATCATTCATACCGAATCTGCATTTGGTTACACCACGTGCTAACATAATCATTCCTGAAATGAGGAAGCTAAAACAGACTGACAGCCGATGAGAAAATAGGGGGAAATTACTAATACTGGTATACCGTAGGAGAAAACAGTCGTCAGTCAAATACGCTAAATCATCGCCTCGCCGATCTTTGGCCCAATCGTTGAGGGCGTGCGATCTGCAGGTTTTGCTGACTTTCTACTAGGCCGTGAAAATTCCTCCTTTGACAGATCCTATAAGTTAGGTTGGTGACGACTTACTCTGTAAATCTTGAACAGTGCCCTTTCCAAATTATTATTGCTGCCATTGCTTTCATTGGTACAAGATTAATTAAAGCTCTAAATacaaaacaatgacaaattcCTCGGCAGTGGCTTTGCATGGACGGAAGCAGATCTTCTTGCAAAATTGATTGATACAATTTGTCTGTTAACACTTatgtcaaaccatagacagtgacGCCCCTACTGTATATAGTCAAACACAAAGTGCACCTATCTGTTGCATATGGCTATTCATAACTCATGttcataaaatacacaaagcaaCATCGTACACAATCCTGGAATATAAACCTGCTTTAATTTCTTTTATATTTCCAATCTGCAAAAACATTTAGCATTCAAAAAATCGTATAATACGATCCATAATTCAAATTGAGATGGAGAAATATATCACAATATTCTTGTTCGGTTTGAATCACATTATCAAGGCTCAAATCTTTTCTAGATACTTCTAACgaacatttaaaatattcaaatccgTTGCATGATGTTCGGTAGTTGAGATCCGAAATTATGGTCCGAAGAGGGATACCCGACTGATAGACAGACATATATCCAGACTACCGGACAAATATCAGTACTCTTTCTGGCGTCTCTTGCATACACAAGCTAATAAAAAATGATCTCACAATCTTATCACATTTATCAGTTTTTGATTGAATTGCTATtaagtttaaatataatgaTAGCATACTTTCAAACAAAACTACATATTTGGATAAAAGTACAATTTCAGCAGTGGTGGCAAAGTGTTCTTTTTGTCCCTGTAGGTTCTTAAAGTGtcaaaaattgtacacttggtACCAAAACTTGAACCAAAGTTATCCTAGATAACCGTAATCTCATATATTAACAACTATTTTGAATTACTTAAAACGCTATTTTAAACTCAGGAAAATACTTCGACAGACAGGCAATCTATGATAATTGGCATGACCACACTACTCTGATAATATCATCTAAACATAATGCTCATCTAAATGCTCATGGTATACTGGTACGAAAACTGTAGTAGACATTGTCATACCACAGGGTTCGCTTTATGTGTCTCATAGCTCGCTGATTCCGCGTTTTATTCACATCTGCTCAGCAGTTTCCTGAAATATATTCCTCTCGTACAAACTGACCTGTCAGTGTTTCAACACAAAGCTCACAAAGCGACATTTATCTGCATCTCATCTACCACTGTCCTTGCATTCGAATGGTGTGGCACCTGATTGGCCATAGTGTGTCTTCTGAGACCACTTGCAgttgtaaatgttttaccacactctttgtgTACATGTGGTTTCACACCTTTGTGAAGCAATGTAGCAAAGTGCCAGATGTTTTGTCACACTCTTTACATGCATATGGTGGTACACCAGAATGGGTTAAACTGTATTTTGTGATAGCGCtcctttgaaaatgttttaccGCAAACTTTTTACTCATATGATCTAAAATTTGTGTGTATCAATATATGTGCTGCCATATTatgtacatgtcaaatttcttgcattTAAGTGGTTTAAACGTTAAGTAGGTTCTTGTAGAAATATTTAAAGTATTGCTCGTTTGAAACGTCTTGTTGCAAACTAGACATTTGCACTAAGGGGAGAGCCTATTTGGGGCAAGTTTGTTTTTCAATGAATTGCCATATGAGCCTGAAATCACgcttacatgtaaatgttttaccacaaacTATGCACTCCTTAGTTGAAATATGATACCTGAGACCACTCTTGTATTTAAATGTTCTACCACaatctttgcattcatgtggtctaATATTTGTATGTGACACCATGTGTATCAGAAGGGAGTTCTTGTAGTTGAAAGTTTTACCACaatctttgcattcatgtggtctgatatcTGTATGTGACACCATGTGTATCCGAAGGGATATCTTGTGTTTGTacgttttaccacactctttgcattcgtgtggtctgatatttgtaTGTGATACCATGTGTATCTGAAGGGACTTCTTGTagttgaatgttttaccacactctttgcattcgtgtggtctgatatttgagtgAATCAACATATGTGTCTTCAGTTGGCTCTTGTACGCAAATGTGATAGGGCACTCTTCGCATTTGAATGGTTTGACATTTGAGTGGGTCAAAACGGGCTGCTTCAGAAACTCGTTGTGTCTATTTGGGGTCAAGTTTGTCTTTGAATGAACTGACATATGAGTCTTGAGATTGCAATTAGgggtaaatgttttaccacacactttgcaccCCCTAGGTGAAATATGATTCCTGATACCGATTTTgtatttaaatgttttaccacactctttgcattcatgtggtCCGGAATTTGTATGTGACACCATGTGTATCTGAAGAGATTTCTTGTatctgaatgttttaccacactctttgcattcgtatggtctgatatttgagtgAATCAACATATGTGTCTTTAGTTTGCTCTTGCATGCAAATGTGATAGGGCACTCTTCGCATTTGAATGGTCTGACATTTGTATGGGTCCAAATGTGTCTCTTAAGCAAGTATTtaagtttaaatgttttaccacactctttgcattcatgtggCCTGGCATTTGAATGTGTCAACAAGTGCATCTGAAGAGAACCCTTGTagctgaatgttttaccacaatctttgcattcatatggtctcACATTTTGATGTGCCAGCATGTGTGCCTGAAGAGAAGTCTTGTGgataaatgttttaccacaatctttgcattcatgtggtctgacctTTTTATGTGCCAACATGTGCATCTGAAGAGAACTTTTGAAGCTAAaagttttaccacactctttgcattcgtGTAGTCTGATATTTGTATGTGACAGCATGTGTATCTGAAAAGAGCTCTTGTCGTTGAAAGTTTCCCCACACTCTGTGCATTCATTTTGTCTGGCATTTGAGTGAATCAACATATGTTTCTGTAGGGTGTTTTTGTACGTAAACGTTTCAAAACACGCTTTGCACTGCAATGGTTTAACATTTAAGTGGGTCAACATATGTGTCTTAAGAGACTGCTTTTTGGTAAACTTTTCACCGCACTCCTTGCATTCATGCGTTGTGATATTCAAGTGCGTCGTCTCTTCAGATGACTTGTCTTTGAATCTCTTACCACGAATACTGCATTTATGTTGTTTCATGTCCTTTGTCTCAGTACACGGTTTTCCATAATCTTCAGTGTTATGTTGAAAGACACCTGACTGGACCAAACTATTCGAGTGAGTATCAAGACGGTTTGTGCCGGCACAAGTATTCCCACATTCGCCACATTCGTGAAGTCGTGCATGCCTGCCATTGAGAATCACATTATATGTGTCACATTCACTTTTCCCTTCTACAGTTGTTCTGTAATGTGTATTGGAACAAAATTCTTCTAATTGTGAATGTTCTTTCCCTTTGATAAGTTCCTCATGGTCACGTTGATAATCTTGATGCCTACACTTGCTGTTACAGGTATTTATCCACGCCTGTAGATTCTGTGTGTCGGTGTCCCCGTGATTAGATTGACTCTCTTCCAGCTCACCGTACTGTCTGGTTTCCATGCGCATCAATTGATGATCTGTAAAACCAAGCTCCCGTTGTTGATGTAGTTCATCTTCATTGCTTTGCATGCTGGAAGTGGTATACTCAA
Coding sequences within:
- the LOC139124834 gene encoding zinc finger protein 791-like; this translates as MESTGMMDSIGTVSECMKTARDLPETCSCETLLSVQECSAICQAARHSDQFKDLGNSLEVMSDALCRQYEDNILSNEGASIIIQSIALHGLMKIEYTTSSMQSNEDELHQQRELGFTDHQLMRMETRQYGELEESQSNHGDTDTQNLQAWINTCNSKCRHQDYQRDHEELIKGKEHSQLEEFCSNTHYRTTVEGKSECDTYNVILNGRHARLHECGECGNTCAGTNRLDTHSNSLVQSGVFQHNTEDYGKPCTETKDMKQHKCSIRGKRFKDKSSEETTHLNITTHECKECGEKFTKKQSLKTHMLTHLNVKPLQCKACFETFTYKNTLQKHMLIHSNARQNECTECGETFNDKSSFQIHMLSHTNIRLHECKECGKTFSFKSSLQMHMLAHKKVRPHECKDCGKTFIHKTSLQAHMLAHQNVRPYECKDCGKTFSYKGSLQMHLLTHSNARPHECKECGKTFKLKYLLKRHIWTHTNVRPFKCEECPITFACKSKLKTHMLIHSNIRPYECKECGKTFRYKKSLQIHMVSHTNSGPHECKECGKTFKYKIGIRNHISPRGCKVCGKTFTPNCNLKTHMSVHSKTNLTPNRHNEFLKQPVLTHSNVKPFKCEECPITFAYKSQLKTHMLIHSNIRPHECKECGKTFNYKKSLQIHMVSHTNIRPHECKECGKTYKHKISLRIHMVSHTDIRPHECKDCGKTFNYKNSLLIHMVSHTNIRPHECKDCGRTFKYKSGLRYHISTKECIVCGKTFTCKRDFRLIWQFIEKQTCPK